The genomic segment aaataaatgtaataataaaaaatataattatacatTAAATTAGATTATATAAAGTATTTAAaccttaaaaaattatttattttctaaaaaaatatttatattttaaaattataatattatttttgcatTTTAAAGTACTTTAAATTATATTCTCAAACACAACAACTTCATACTTCAACCACCTTTTCTCGCATCACAGGCACAGCTAAAGCTGATTATTGAATAAACCACAACTTCTCCAAACTGATCCCTATACTGATACAAGTTTCATCTTATTCAGCCTACCAAACAAAGCTTATTTAACTTCTAATGCAACCAGCAAAAGAATCTTAATTtcagaccaaaaaaaaaaaacaccacaACTAGATAAAGAGCATGGTAAAGAGAAACCAGACGCAACATTTACACTAGcattaatttaacaaaaaagaATATTGTTTTCATCTCCCAAGTAAATACAGTACACATAAATTTTGAGGACTACAGCTAGATTATTCACATTCTTGGACAAGATCACAGAGATGGTCAAGGGATTTTACAATGTCTCCAAGGCAAGCAATAAGCTTATCTCCTTGACGCCTAACAAATTCAGCAGATTTGGTTTGGTCAAATTCATCGTTCTCCACCTGAACAACTTCATACTGTGCATTCTGAGAAACAATGGTTTTGACCATTTCTGCATTTTCACGCAATATAAGTGCAAACCTTTGCTCCTTATGTTCAGCTTCGGTTGTCTCATGACTCTCATTTTCTACCACATTGCCTTTTTGAGGCTTTCTCTTCGTACTTGTCTGGTCAAGTGGCTTTACTTCTGGAGAGCTTCTTACATCTTCAACGTGAAATTTAGGAGGTTTTCTTTCTGCCTGGCTCTTTATAGATATTTCTTCTGAAACACTTTTCCATGAAGAGTTTTCTAGAGATGTTAACCTCCTCCTTTGCCTCTTAGACCCTAAATGATACCAAAATCATGTGTAGTGATGAAAAATTAGTATTATATGTGTTGtgatgaaaaattattactatatGCAAAGTGATGAGGAAACAGCATTAAAAACTTCAATAAAGAACTTGAATTATCCCACACATAATTGTTCATGATATATACACCAAAGCAAAAAGATTACAATAAGCCACCATCACTCAAAATCAGTAAAACCTGTAATGTTCTCCAACCAAATCTCAATTAACAATATTGGTGCCAGAATTTTGAATACTATATGGTAATAAAGTATATGTAAACAGAGTTCCAACTCATCTAGAATTACCATAAGCATAAGTTATTTATAAAACTTATTTCTCTAACTGTGGGTGGCTATTAACACATCCTTTCAACATTTATCAGTAAAAATATAGAAACCCAGTGTGACAAGTATACGATCTGATAATGGCTAAACCTGTCTGAATGCTGCACTGACTGTCTCATGAAATGATTTACGTaaatagtttcttttttttttttttaatgtgtgAGCCTCCATTTCTGCATCCAATGGCATCAAACAAAGCAATTTTAGTAATTTACAACTTCAGGGACAGATAGCAGATCATTATGGAGCTGAACATACATTATTACGTAGCATTcgtttttttttccattttttcaaCAGGTTCTTTCGTCAAGTGATTACAAAGAAAAAAGTTCTTAAAATGGTAAATAACTGAAGAACAACCGCACCTTTGGCCTGCTTGTATACATGGGTGTCTGCACCTGCACATTAATCAACATAAATGGAAATTTAATTTCCGTGAACTAGTTGCGGTGAATGGATTTTCAAATGTGGTACAAGATTAAACATGAATTTAAGTGACTGAAATCTGGGTTGAGCATACACAAATAAGCTTTTCTTTAACGAAGGAACAAACTATAAAAACATGACACAACTAATCAGACAAGTGTGAAACATAAAGAGGACCAATGTCTAATTCAGTTAAACAAATAAAGATTTTCATCTCTCTCCTCACTTAATTCCAGAACTTGTAGAGGAAACCTAGACTAATGCTTGACCTTTAAGAAATGGAACCAAATCAAGCTCAAATATGCATGTAACTAAGCTTAGCTTGCATGATATGGCAAAAGGGTATTCGTAATTCATCCATCATTTGTATGGCTCTACCCTCAAGAGGAGTGATCTTAACTAGATTTGTCACTTTTGTAGAAGTATTTGATCTATTGAAGCCTATTAGGAGAAACAAACTCAAGCTCCACATTAACGGAAGCAAAAATGTAAAAACAGGCAACCAAATTTATAAAAATGCATCGTTTATAAAATCTTTTACTGCTGAAGTAAGCAATAGATGGGTTCTCAAATCTCACACAATAATAACTAGATAAAATCCTTTCTGGTGACAATCTTCGGACTtgagttattttattttctatcaaACTCAACATAAGTACACTATACAATTTCCTAAAATTCTACCATTTTTGTATTTCATTAGATTGAACTACAGACAAAGCACAAATTGCCCGCCAAACAGAAAATTAATGccttcaaataattaaatttgttgTAGAGGCAGAACTTCCCACTTTCTGTTTTTGTTAttaagggaaagaaaaaaaaaacagatttatGTGTCTTAAGACAACTGGGTTCCATTTTCATATTTACAGTTTATACcaaaaatagacatttctggacATAAGAAGCAATTAACTAACGAGATTGATCGAAAACAAGCAATACCTAGTTCTTTAACAACATCAACCATATCGTCTTTAGCTTCACCATCACTATCAGGGTCCGTATCCGGTTGATTCTCTCGCACCATTATCAGATTCTCAATAGCTAAAAACAGCTCGTCGTCGAAATCTCTTGGAAGCCCCAGACTTTCTCGCCTATCGCTTCCCATGGACCAAAACGAAGTACCTCTGGACTTGGACTCCCATTTCTTGATCTTATTATAGTCGAGAAGCAGAAAGTCCCATTTCCTCCGGCACTGGTTGAAGTTCCGGGGGACGTCCTGAGCGGTGCAATTCTCCGCTATAATCATCCATTTCTGATACGAAGAGAGGGCTTTCAAGCAATCGGCTTCGACGGCGGCGATCTCATTGACGAGAATGAGCGAGTCCATGAAAGACCAATCCGGCGCCCCCTGGGAACGCGTTCTTCTGGAGCCCGAAATACGCAGCGGTTCGCGGATACTGCTGTCTTCATGAGACTGAGCCATCGAGCAGTCGTCGTCTTCGAAAGAGCTCAGTGAGGAAATCTATACAAGCTCTCTTGGGGAGAAGCAATCAGTAAGCCAGACGAGTATGACCGTGGTTCCAAGGGAGTTTAAAGATGCTAGATAGAGAAGACACCATCTAGTAGTTTTTCTTTGTCCTATCTAAACACAATTGAAAACTTGATGGTTTATGCTTCTTAGTACGGGCTAAAttttgctttttaagaaaaactttGGTATGATTGGTttgcgattagaaaactgtatttttaaaagttgagattctgaaatgaaaatctgaatttagtgacttaAAATAtctttctgaaaatgtgattggttctgttgacccaagatttggccaactgacacggagtcaaaatatgcttgatatgaatgaaaaagatgaaaagaacgtaatgacaaaagtaaataagacacagtattttatagtggttcggccccaggatctggtaatgacctacgtccacttagaatgatattgatataaaaaccagaagagtgatcaaagaactagggttcaatgagtttcaccactttctcaagaacgatacaagtttactaggagaattactatagtctcaagtgattcaaaagccaaaagtcccctcccttgagctatctcttgctatttataggctcaagggggattacaaaagattgttacatatattctttcctgaataatcggatactcaggagattgtgtgagataaattcgggattcataaagatcttcccataaatgtcgccttgtacacggaattatcgaccaggctggtcgcgggtaagacaggcttacgctgcttctaatgtgtcctctggtcgatactctaacagaacgtttccaggtgtcagccacgtgtccagggatcacttgccacgtcacccatgctaattttatggataacatttgccccccaagtttatttgccacgagcagtaaataaacttttggacgaacgactcttcggtaaccccacctgacgtgtcagaacccttcatgtgttcttgaaaaaagcaacctacctctgtccaatcacgtcctttcggttccccagaaaagatttcgacggccatcccgcttccccatactttgaaaaagggaaactaatgattatactttttaccatcagaaacaaacttatataagagcTTCAAAGCCTTTATtatctttttacgcacgccatcgtttccacaagaaaacctaaaatccagagccCTTAACGTTCCTGAAGACCGCTCCGTCTGCACTTTCAGGACCCTGTCCGAgagctccttgatctccgaagatctttcttccatctccacgatcacttttcttggtaagttttcgagttcccacgcttctaattttttGTGATGCATGCTTCTGATTGTGCactgtttgagtttatctgcttctggtttgagacgcttgtagacagaatattttgtaggcaaaatagggttacgagttagtttaaaatccgggatcatgctttttaggaagtaaaatcgaagtaaaaattcgatttttaggctagttgaaaaataaatttttcccgccctaaggggagttgaaaaagctttttcagaaaaactttttactttcaccctttgatccgcttttcaaactgttcgtatagaAAAATTTAGCCTTTcattagaatgttgttgtataaaaacttaatttttatactcgaccagcgttattctaaaaagcttttaaaagttttctatcctcacctccccattcttctgtatgcagaccttaatgccagatttgtggggaggtgaaaggcctattgacgacgacctcctcgcccagctgctcgagggagaagaacaaccagctgaccgtgtcagggagattcctttttcacgatcctcttccagaccccatccttctccttcaatggcccgttccaaatcttcaggcaagaaaagacccgagtctgaaaacaacccaaattctcctgcccgtcctgattcgcaggcaagggctccctcgaccagtggtcgagaaaatcttgttcctgaccctaatatccaaattagggccagccctcgccatcagaacttgcctgatgtcgagtggtatacttgcccagccagttcagtaactcttcgaatgattgctaactgcttcagaagattccccctcacaggggtttccattatacaacctgccgcagaccagagggctaacctcccctgcaacgacccaaaatagctaataaggcttaaggaccttgattagcgtaaCAGGAGGGCATGAtaggatatatgtgtgatttgatgagttaaacgcatggttatgatttaaagcatgttatatgactatttgtttatctaagatgcatgactatgtatattagtatgcatgtaggcccggatcgtgttagaagggcataactgtaattttggccatgttaggcataactgcaatgatatgtgatgattgttgagaccacattgtgatgtggatgtatctgtgatttgtgactcgaggcgatcccagtgagtaggctagcggaaagtcatgacgggaatttatacccggctcagggcgagcctgggggtataagcaggaatttagagaatagattgagattaattttgatgatggggaatatttatttggtggtttatcaggtgttggaaagcaacgggaaatattagagacacttgaggattagcgggaattgggtaaaatgactaaaatggccctatttggacagaAGGGCttagagttaatagggagggcattttggtcatttgacttttaaagatagattttataaggctttatatagtgagtgggattgttagagagtgagaatgctgaaggaaagaaagaaaagaaaagaaagaaaaaggaaagaaagaaaagagagaaaacagggggggttttctcaaggaacggtttgtgcattcttgcaccttTCCTCTctgtttttcttggggaaaagcttagtggagagcaatggtaggctgagcatcaaggatcttgggttagacttgaagatttggcaagaacacatcaacttttgaggtaagttttagagatttcagttttaagggttttgatggtttgagctatgttttgagctgagttgatgggaattttagggaatttctgggcaagctttgatgatgaacaagctaaggaggtctagggttgaatcaaggtcgaaatttgcatcaatggtaagaattctaagcttttaactttgttgttgattgaatttctgggtttagggttattcatggtgaattttgagatttgggttgaatgtgcttgggttttgagttcttgggaagcttgggatgagtgagaggtgtttataagcttgattttgggtttggaaaaggtttggacaagtttggggttgaattggttgaaggaaatcgcaagatgcgattttcgggttctgctgggctgcaactagcgctacagcgctagtcagtgggcgctgtagcgctagcccctgttctggggggtgtgttctgcttgtagcgctacagcgccctcttcagagcgctgtagcactgcactgttcacagaggtggatttttgggtttttgatgagggattttgacctagggttcggggctcgattccgccactttgttttggggatttaggacttcccgggggctcgggattggtcccgaggctaggtatttggacttggggttcggtgttgactttgacctatgtttgtgcctaggtgtgcgctaaggctcgagtgggatcgtgctcaaggagtcaggtgatctaagctattgaagggaaaggtaagaaaactataacacccgtaggatagggcatgggcccatagtgtgattgcggggcacggacCTATATTGcgtgttgcatgatgagatgatttccgggcatggccctatattgcatgacatgttaggatgcagacttaaatgaattattattcgttcgaatgttgttgtgttatactatatgtgtgattataataaaatgtacggcaagggccgagagcggcgtaggccgggtgcggcagcggggccggaagtaacacttagcacatgggatgctatagtcagggcagggcccggtggatacaggtgttatccttacggtgtgaaccgataccccaggcttcggtaaggcttctggggcggcatggccgtgtttgcttagtctaatggttgacttgtttatctgtggactatctgatat from the Humulus lupulus chromosome X, drHumLupu1.1, whole genome shotgun sequence genome contains:
- the LOC133803533 gene encoding trihelix transcription factor ASR3 isoform X1, encoding MAQSHEDSSIREPLRISGSRRTRSQGAPDWSFMDSLILVNEIAAVEADCLKALSSYQKWMIIAENCTAQDVPRNFNQCRRKWDFLLLDYNKIKKWESKSRGTSFWSMGSDRRESLGLPRDFDDELFLAIENLIMVRENQPDTDPDSDGEAKDDMVDVVKELGADTHVYKQAKGSKRQRRRLTSLENSSWKSVSEEISIKSQAERKPPKFHVEDVRSSPEVKPLDQTSTKRKPQKGNVVENESHETTEAEHKEQRFALILRENAEMVKTIVSQNAQYEVVQVENDEFDQTKSAEFVRRQGDKLIACLGDIVKSLDHLCDLVQECE
- the LOC133803533 gene encoding trihelix transcription factor ASR3 isoform X2, yielding MAQSHEDSSIREPLRISGSRRTRSQGAPDWSFMDSLILVNEIAAVEADCLKALSSYQKWMIIAENCTAQDVPRNFNQCRRKWDFLLLDYNKIKKWESKSRGTSFWSMGSDRRESLGLPRDFDDELFLAIENLIMVRENQPDTDPDSDGEAKDDMVDVVKELGSKRQRRRLTSLENSSWKSVSEEISIKSQAERKPPKFHVEDVRSSPEVKPLDQTSTKRKPQKGNVVENESHETTEAEHKEQRFALILRENAEMVKTIVSQNAQYEVVQVENDEFDQTKSAEFVRRQGDKLIACLGDIVKSLDHLCDLVQECE